The proteins below come from a single Zhouia spongiae genomic window:
- a CDS encoding FAD-dependent oxidoreductase — protein sequence MQTPKKIAIVGSGLVGSLLAIYLRNRGHVVDVYDRRPDIRNVEFSGRSINLAMSTRGWRALEVVGIDEEIRKIAIPMDKRAIHTPDKPVYYQYYGKEGEAIYSISRGVLNRRMIDLAEEAGARFIFNSKVWDVSLSDATVHTGDSEKGEWEPHKYDLVFGADGAFSRVRHKMQRQSMFNYSQHFLEVGYKELTIPSDPDGAHKLNKHSLHIWPRGKFMFIALPNLDGSFTCTLFLPFRGKESFEVLDTEQKVERFFKSYFPEVMDVIPNLVEDFFKNPTSFLVTTKCYPWTYGDKVALIGDAAHAIVPFYGQGMNAGFEDITVLNDLMNLHNDDWKAVFESYQSSRKPNTDAIATLSYRNFLEMSNKTADENFILRKKIESWFYDKHPDLWVPLYTRVTFSDRSYSEALEFGDFQREIMDEVMQLKNVEKDWNSERIESFILNRLKEKEHLV from the coding sequence ATGCAGACACCCAAAAAGATTGCCATAGTAGGGAGTGGTTTAGTAGGAAGCCTTTTAGCAATTTATTTAAGAAATAGAGGCCATGTAGTTGATGTATATGATAGAAGGCCTGATATTAGGAATGTAGAGTTTTCCGGACGTTCGATCAATTTAGCGATGTCTACCAGGGGATGGAGAGCCCTGGAGGTGGTTGGGATTGATGAGGAGATCAGGAAAATAGCTATACCGATGGACAAAAGGGCTATTCATACTCCGGACAAGCCTGTGTACTATCAATATTACGGTAAGGAAGGAGAGGCTATCTATTCCATTTCTCGCGGGGTTTTGAACAGAAGGATGATCGATCTGGCGGAAGAAGCCGGGGCCCGTTTTATTTTTAACAGTAAGGTATGGGATGTTTCGCTTTCTGATGCTACTGTTCATACAGGGGATTCGGAAAAGGGAGAATGGGAACCTCATAAATACGACCTGGTATTTGGCGCTGATGGAGCTTTTTCACGGGTCCGGCATAAGATGCAACGTCAGAGTATGTTTAATTATAGCCAGCATTTTTTGGAAGTGGGGTATAAGGAGCTTACAATTCCGTCTGATCCCGATGGAGCCCATAAGCTTAACAAGCATTCATTGCATATATGGCCAAGAGGGAAATTCATGTTTATAGCGCTTCCTAATCTTGATGGGAGCTTTACCTGTACTTTGTTCCTGCCGTTCAGAGGGAAAGAGTCTTTTGAAGTTTTAGATACTGAACAGAAAGTAGAACGTTTTTTTAAATCATATTTTCCGGAAGTGATGGATGTAATCCCCAATCTGGTAGAAGATTTCTTTAAAAACCCGACCAGTTTTCTGGTAACCACAAAGTGTTATCCGTGGACTTATGGAGATAAAGTAGCTCTTATTGGGGATGCCGCACATGCAATAGTTCCGTTTTACGGACAGGGAATGAATGCCGGTTTTGAGGATATAACAGTACTAAACGATTTGATGAATCTTCATAATGATGATTGGAAAGCAGTATTTGAATCGTATCAAAGTTCCAGAAAGCCTAATACAGACGCTATAGCGACTTTGAGTTACAGAAATTTTCTGGAGATGAGCAACAAGACAGCTGATGAGAATTTTATCCTGAGAAAGAAAATTGAGTCGTGGTTTTATGATAAGCATCCGGATTTATGGGTGCCATTGTATACCCGGGTAACATTTTCAGACAGGTCATATTCTGAGGCCCTGGAATTTGGAGACTTTCAAAGGGAGATAATGGATGAGGTCATGCAGTTGAAGAACGTAGAGAAAGACTGGAACAGTGAGCGGATAGAAAGTTTTATCCTAAACAGGCTCAAAGAAAAAGAGCACCTGGTATAA
- a CDS encoding calcium/sodium antiporter, producing the protein MDLLLIIVGLILLILGGNWLLKAAVALSVKLEIPKIVIGMTVVSFATSAPELIVSVNAALDGFPDIAMGNVVGSNIANLGLVLGITVLLTHIDVERSFYKTDWPVMMIASVLLYFFVFYDDVLSRGEGFMMFAFLIAFLVYLLKFQKLAVVDDYAEDDEPLTLYKIILFLVIGGVALWGGSESLIRGAVGMAESYGVSKRVIAVTVVSIGTSIPELAASVIAVMKREKAISLGNLIGSNVFNILAVLGITSMVHPISVDKAFSVDLYWMLGFAFVVLPLVFFPKGLRLGWRDGLILLSGYGVFIYLTI; encoded by the coding sequence ATGGATCTGCTATTAATTATTGTTGGTTTAATTCTGTTGATTTTAGGAGGAAATTGGTTGTTAAAGGCGGCAGTAGCCCTCTCGGTAAAACTGGAGATTCCAAAAATTGTTATAGGGATGACCGTGGTTTCATTTGCGACATCAGCTCCTGAGCTTATTGTTAGTGTTAATGCAGCATTGGATGGTTTTCCGGATATAGCGATGGGGAATGTGGTAGGGTCTAACATTGCTAATTTGGGACTGGTACTCGGGATCACAGTATTACTGACGCATATTGATGTGGAGCGGAGTTTTTATAAAACGGACTGGCCGGTGATGATGATAGCTTCGGTACTGTTGTATTTTTTCGTTTTCTACGACGATGTATTAAGCAGGGGAGAAGGTTTTATGATGTTTGCTTTTTTAATAGCATTTCTGGTGTATCTGTTAAAGTTTCAGAAACTAGCAGTGGTTGATGACTATGCGGAAGATGACGAGCCGCTGACATTATATAAAATTATTTTATTCCTGGTGATCGGGGGAGTAGCTCTATGGGGAGGGTCAGAATCCCTCATTCGGGGTGCAGTCGGCATGGCTGAGTCTTATGGTGTGAGTAAGCGGGTTATAGCTGTTACGGTGGTTTCAATAGGAACCAGTATACCGGAATTGGCAGCATCGGTAATAGCTGTAATGAAAAGAGAAAAGGCCATTTCGTTAGGGAATTTAATAGGATCGAACGTATTTAATATCCTGGCTGTTCTGGGGATTACTTCAATGGTACATCCTATTTCTGTAGATAAGGCATTTTCCGTAGACCTGTACTGGATGTTGGGGTTTGCATTTGTGGTTTTGCCATTGGTGTTTTTTCCAAAAGGATTGCGATTGGGCTGGCGAGACGGGTTGATTTTATTATCGGGATATGGGGTGTTTATTTACCTTACAATCTGA
- a CDS encoding metallophosphoesterase, which translates to MKYNAIKFLIPILFYISPDLWAQNKDAVLKFGVIADIQYADKDDHGTRFYRNSLQKLDACVDSLNKTVPDFNVVYGDLVDQGTRDLQPVIDRLHRLKSPVHNILGNHDYVGAADIQNLYKQFEMPASYYSFEKEGWVFIVLNTNELSGYGVETGSSIYKEWESTKEKLSASGRKNIYPWNGGISVQQLHWLEKQLINAEQEEKNILVFSHHPLYPENGLEALNNREILTLIQQHPRVRAIISGHHHEGDFAYYGAIPVITLEGMVETPRQNAFGIITPI; encoded by the coding sequence ATGAAATATAACGCCATTAAATTCCTGATCCCTATACTGTTTTACATATCTCCTGATCTATGGGCACAGAACAAGGACGCTGTACTTAAATTCGGGGTTATTGCAGATATACAATACGCAGATAAAGACGACCACGGCACAAGGTTTTACAGGAACTCCCTTCAAAAGCTGGATGCTTGTGTAGATTCGTTGAATAAAACAGTACCGGATTTTAATGTGGTTTATGGCGATCTTGTAGACCAGGGTACAAGAGACCTGCAACCGGTTATAGACCGCTTGCATCGTTTGAAGTCGCCGGTACATAATATTCTGGGAAATCACGATTATGTAGGGGCTGCCGATATACAAAACCTGTATAAACAATTTGAAATGCCTGCCTCCTATTATTCTTTTGAGAAAGAAGGATGGGTATTCATTGTCCTTAACACCAACGAACTCTCAGGATATGGCGTTGAGACAGGAAGTAGTATTTATAAAGAATGGGAAAGTACCAAGGAGAAATTATCGGCTTCAGGCAGAAAGAATATTTATCCCTGGAATGGCGGAATCAGTGTGCAACAATTGCACTGGCTGGAGAAACAGCTTATAAATGCTGAGCAAGAAGAAAAGAATATCCTTGTCTTTTCTCATCATCCTTTATATCCCGAAAATGGATTGGAGGCTCTTAATAACCGGGAAATATTAACCCTAATACAGCAACATCCCCGTGTGCGTGCCATCATTTCGGGACATCATCACGAAGGTGATTTTGCTTATTATGGTGCTATTCCTGTTATCACCTTGGAAGGGATGGTTGAAACTCCCCGACAGAATGCTTTCGGAATCATAACCCCTATATAA
- a CDS encoding family 16 glycosylhydrolase, with protein sequence MKKLLSILLIVTMYRGAYAQAPLKTSLELLGTRSWIRIDLPNQQNEISEYRLSWSETGQKPDLPNVIVKPDIERYYIQEIVPETTYTVWVDGYHSENLVTAAKGKVLTQKDWILDKKELHELNINPSSKAVPKGMQLFWHDEFNDQLLNRNKWFISYYSTIDHLRGEFEEDMRNDNLPIAAYTLNGKTIDLFVNDSLPVKVYDKKSGKKISSIQTYNWRTNENLLDNSRGGYFEVKVKRSSTGKPRGLNTAFWFDSPGPDLRYYLEQGTTLNGVTGIRPKGQVFEIDIFEYLNAQFVLHGHVNNKGEFQHNLATHIAKGYTHVDQWVTHGILWTPTAVKHYINGDLIKEYTDKHQVYSPNHFMNVLLGSYGGGGTVNMEVDYIRGYQWPLKDGNELPNPGFEDSGSLIPWEGTGSLTEGDQKNGRHAVLLKPGENIEQYVYLNNSTTYKLEYWQKGITDAEVSVYNVTQVSGESEQIISVNSKGKNKYTKKSVSFKTGKEFDDNMKTIRLLIVNKGTNDLYLDDINVKKE encoded by the coding sequence ATGAAAAAATTACTGTCGATACTTTTAATAGTTACAATGTACAGAGGGGCCTACGCACAGGCCCCTTTAAAAACGTCATTGGAGTTATTGGGAACCAGAAGCTGGATAAGGATTGATTTACCAAATCAGCAAAACGAAATTTCCGAATACCGCTTGTCCTGGTCCGAAACCGGACAAAAGCCGGATCTTCCGAATGTTATTGTAAAACCTGATATAGAACGCTATTATATACAAGAAATAGTACCGGAAACCACCTATACGGTATGGGTTGACGGATACCATTCAGAAAATCTTGTTACCGCTGCCAAAGGCAAAGTCCTTACACAGAAAGATTGGATCCTCGATAAAAAAGAACTGCACGAACTGAATATTAACCCCAGTTCGAAAGCAGTACCTAAAGGGATGCAGTTGTTCTGGCACGATGAATTTAACGACCAGTTGCTCAACAGGAATAAATGGTTTATCTCCTATTATTCTACAATTGATCATTTACGCGGAGAATTTGAAGAAGACATGCGTAACGACAATCTCCCGATAGCAGCTTATACCCTTAATGGCAAAACCATCGATCTTTTTGTAAACGACTCCCTTCCGGTAAAGGTTTATGATAAAAAAAGCGGCAAGAAAATCTCCTCGATACAAACTTACAACTGGAGAACAAATGAAAATCTTTTAGATAACAGCCGCGGAGGTTATTTTGAAGTAAAAGTAAAGCGGTCGAGTACCGGAAAACCACGAGGACTTAACACTGCCTTCTGGTTCGATTCACCAGGGCCGGATCTCCGGTATTATTTGGAACAAGGGACTACCTTGAACGGAGTTACAGGAATCAGACCTAAAGGCCAGGTTTTTGAAATAGATATTTTTGAATATCTGAATGCCCAGTTCGTGTTACACGGCCACGTAAATAATAAAGGAGAGTTTCAACACAACCTTGCAACACATATCGCAAAAGGATACACGCATGTAGACCAATGGGTTACACACGGTATCCTCTGGACTCCAACCGCTGTTAAACATTATATAAACGGAGACCTCATCAAGGAATATACAGACAAACATCAGGTATATTCCCCCAATCATTTTATGAATGTGCTGTTGGGAAGTTATGGCGGCGGAGGAACCGTTAACATGGAGGTCGATTATATCCGGGGCTATCAATGGCCGCTAAAAGACGGGAACGAACTTCCCAATCCGGGATTTGAAGATAGTGGCAGCCTTATTCCGTGGGAAGGCACCGGATCATTGACAGAAGGAGATCAAAAAAACGGAAGACATGCCGTATTGCTGAAGCCGGGAGAAAATATAGAACAATACGTATATCTTAATAACAGTACAACGTACAAACTGGAATACTGGCAAAAAGGAATTACCGATGCAGAGGTTTCTGTTTATAATGTAACACAAGTATCGGGAGAATCGGAACAAATTATCTCTGTAAACAGTAAGGGAAAAAATAAGTATACCAAAAAAAGCGTATCCTTTAAAACTGGAAAAGAGTTTGATGATAACATGAAAACAATCCGCTTATTAATTGTCAACAAAGGAACGAACGATCTTTACCTTGATGATATTAACGTAAAAAAAGAATAA
- a CDS encoding RagB/SusD family nutrient uptake outer membrane protein yields the protein MKIKRNNTLYKWISVICMNIGILMLVSCEKDLEYVSYGDLNSIVQTPEGVEAAVSSAYTGLAGGSDWQGGWDAGTYSWRVQSMMTTDEGLCSWGGNWSRMHTLNFSPDFDWVTHNYSRYLPYISRIAIVLNDIENVDIDAGLKERFIAELKALRAHYAQLLYFAYGPLTIITDAEIAADPNYPPTPRPSAAEMVAQIEKDWIDAADVLPDRFSGNDYGRFSKAAALTGLMKLYMHEKQWAKAVSTGQQIKGQGYSLQPVYEDLFNINNKGGASSEIILAVVCTATGGDQYTNMWLAHALPGDYKDPSGISLTAWGGYKMAWDAYDKFDPQDKRLNVLLEDYPVGKDEGGNVIYKNAREAGLIGAIPVKFGPDPSGANAQKSAVDFPIYRYADVLLMLAESINEANGGPNTEAYDAINDVRERAGLSSVPDGLSKEEFLSKVQDERLFELWAEGWRRDDLIRWNMYTQRANAEPYSALYPLPRAAVNQSDGVIQQNPGYN from the coding sequence ATGAAAATCAAAAGAAATAATACATTATATAAATGGATATCTGTTATTTGCATGAACATTGGTATCCTGATGCTCGTAAGCTGTGAAAAAGACCTGGAATACGTTAGTTATGGCGATTTAAATTCGATAGTACAAACTCCTGAAGGTGTGGAAGCTGCCGTGAGTAGTGCCTATACAGGCCTTGCCGGAGGTTCCGACTGGCAAGGGGGTTGGGATGCAGGTACATACTCGTGGAGAGTACAATCTATGATGACTACCGATGAAGGACTTTGTTCATGGGGCGGTAACTGGAGTAGAATGCACACCTTAAATTTTTCTCCCGATTTTGATTGGGTAACCCATAACTATTCGCGCTACCTGCCATATATCTCTCGTATTGCCATTGTATTAAATGATATCGAGAACGTAGATATAGATGCAGGTTTAAAAGAACGATTTATAGCAGAACTGAAAGCTTTAAGGGCCCACTATGCCCAACTGTTGTATTTTGCCTATGGCCCGTTAACAATAATTACCGATGCCGAAATTGCTGCCGATCCAAATTATCCTCCTACACCTCGTCCCAGTGCCGCGGAAATGGTTGCCCAGATTGAAAAGGATTGGATCGATGCTGCTGATGTACTACCAGACAGGTTCTCGGGGAACGATTACGGCCGGTTTTCAAAAGCTGCTGCCTTAACCGGATTGATGAAGTTGTATATGCATGAAAAACAATGGGCCAAAGCGGTTTCTACAGGACAACAAATTAAAGGGCAAGGGTATTCACTTCAACCTGTATATGAAGACCTTTTTAATATCAACAACAAAGGAGGAGCTTCTTCCGAAATTATACTTGCCGTAGTTTGTACAGCCACCGGGGGAGATCAGTATACCAATATGTGGTTAGCGCATGCATTACCCGGAGATTATAAAGATCCGTCGGGAATAAGCCTGACGGCCTGGGGTGGTTATAAAATGGCATGGGATGCTTACGATAAATTTGACCCGCAAGATAAAAGGTTAAATGTTTTACTTGAAGACTATCCGGTAGGAAAAGATGAAGGAGGTAATGTTATCTACAAAAATGCGAGGGAAGCAGGGCTTATAGGAGCTATCCCCGTGAAATTTGGCCCTGACCCTTCGGGAGCCAATGCTCAGAAAAGTGCCGTAGATTTTCCTATTTACAGGTATGCCGATGTACTCCTGATGTTAGCCGAAAGCATAAATGAAGCCAACGGAGGGCCAAACACAGAAGCGTATGATGCCATTAATGACGTAAGGGAACGTGCCGGCCTTTCATCTGTCCCCGATGGTTTGTCGAAAGAAGAATTCTTGTCAAAAGTTCAGGATGAACGCCTTTTTGAACTTTGGGCGGAAGGATGGAGAAGAGACGATTTAATAAGGTGGAATATGTACACCCAAAGAGCAAATGCAGAACCATATAGCGCATTGTACCCACTGCCAAGAGCAGCTGTTAATCAAAGTGATGGGGTTATACAACAAAATCCTGGATATAATTAA